The Miscanthus floridulus cultivar M001 chromosome 7, ASM1932011v1, whole genome shotgun sequence genome includes a region encoding these proteins:
- the LOC136466848 gene encoding MAPK kinase substrate protein At1g80180-like, translated as MSATLPTFSNIYRPFLRYILPCFVRRIGRVGSMMAGLQRSALTFRRSGSSGLVWDERFLTEAAAGRQQPELRHSRSVAMLRRGGAADGDDKKRKLLALSKPNHKDHHRKQEELLVPGTGTPFRTRDVAPAAEPPSPRVPAGCCAPCAIFRDAGAGGSSSLPRRAKNKKR; from the coding sequence ATGTCTGCCACTCTGCCAACTTTCTCGAACATCTACCGCCCCTTTCTGCGCTATATATTGCCTTGTTTTGTTCGTCGGATTGGACGAGTTGGATCGATGATGGCTGGGCTGCAGAGATCGGCGCTGACCTTCCGGAGGTCGGGCTCGTCGGGGCTGGTCTGGGACGAGCGCTTCCTCACCGAGGCCGCCGCCGGACGCCAGCAGCCGGAGCTGCGGCACTCGAGGAGCGTCGCCATGctgcggcgcggcggcgcggcagatGGCGACGACAAGAAGAGGAAGCTGCTGGCGCTGTCCAAGCCGAATCACAAGGACCACCACCGGAAGCaggaggagctgctggtgcctggcaCAGGCACGCCGTTCCGGACGAGGGACGTGGCCCCGGCCGCCGAGCCGCCGTCGCCGAGGGTGCCCGCCGGCTGCTGCGCGCCCTGCGCCATCTTCCGGGACGCCGGCGCCGGTGGCTCGTCGTCGTTGCCGCGGCGGGCCAAGAACAAGAAGCGGTAG
- the LOC136462998 gene encoding transcription factor HY5-like isoform X1: protein MQEQAASSRPSSSERSSSSAHHMDMEVKEGMESDEEIRRVPELGLELPGASTSGREFGPGAAGADRALAQSSTAQASARRRVRSPADKEHKRLKRLLRNRVSAQQARERKNAYLTDLEVKVKDLEKKNSEMEERLSTLQNENQMLRQILKNTTVSRRGSGSTAIGEGQ, encoded by the exons atgcaggagcagGCGGCGAGCTCGCGGCCTTCCAGCAGCGAGAGGTCGTCCAGCTCCGCGCACCACATGGACATGGAGGTCAAGGAAG GGATGGAGAGCGACGAGGAGATAAGGAGAGTGCCGGAGCTGGGCCTGGAGCTGCCGGGCGCTTCCACGTCGGGCAGGGAGTTTGGCCCGGGCGCCGCCGGCGCAGACCGCGCCCTGGCCCAGTCGTCCACGGCGCAGGCCAGCGCGCGCCGCCGCGTCCGCAGCCCCGCCGACAAGGAGCACAAGCGCCTCAAAAG ATTACTGAGGAACCGGGTGTCAGCTCAACAGGCAAGAGAGAGGAAGAATGCTTATTTGACTGATCTGGAGGTGAAGGTGAAGGACCTGGAGAAGAAGAACTCGGAGATGGAAGAGAGGCTCTCCACCCTCCAGAATGAGAACCAGATGCTCCGACAG ATACTGAAGAACACCACTGTAAGCAGAAGAGGTTCAGGAAGCACTGCTATTGGAGAGGGCCAATAG
- the LOC136462998 gene encoding transcription factor HY5-like isoform X2 codes for MESDEEIRRVPELGLELPGASTSGREFGPGAAGADRALAQSSTAQASARRRVRSPADKEHKRLKRLLRNRVSAQQARERKNAYLTDLEVKVKDLEKKNSEMEERLSTLQNENQMLRQILKNTTVSRRGSGSTAIGEGQ; via the exons ATGGAGAGCGACGAGGAGATAAGGAGAGTGCCGGAGCTGGGCCTGGAGCTGCCGGGCGCTTCCACGTCGGGCAGGGAGTTTGGCCCGGGCGCCGCCGGCGCAGACCGCGCCCTGGCCCAGTCGTCCACGGCGCAGGCCAGCGCGCGCCGCCGCGTCCGCAGCCCCGCCGACAAGGAGCACAAGCGCCTCAAAAG ATTACTGAGGAACCGGGTGTCAGCTCAACAGGCAAGAGAGAGGAAGAATGCTTATTTGACTGATCTGGAGGTGAAGGTGAAGGACCTGGAGAAGAAGAACTCGGAGATGGAAGAGAGGCTCTCCACCCTCCAGAATGAGAACCAGATGCTCCGACAG ATACTGAAGAACACCACTGTAAGCAGAAGAGGTTCAGGAAGCACTGCTATTGGAGAGGGCCAATAG